One Pseudomonas brassicacearum genomic region harbors:
- a CDS encoding Crp/Fnr family transcriptional regulator, protein MNAHPWHSHLMAGHWYSHLPAELQNSLLAMSRVRRLPPGHGLFKRGDPPCGLYAVLEGAVRVGAVNEQGKEALLSMIEAPHWFGEICLFDGQPRTHDAIVVGQCALLRVPQAPLLAFLEAQPIYWRHLALLMSHKLRLTFINLEQLSLMPAPARVAHRLLQIAQGYGEIEPARRLLQLPQEQLALMLSLSRQTTNQILKDLQAQGILHLGYGEIEILDIERLRGLTMI, encoded by the coding sequence ATGAACGCGCATCCCTGGCACTCGCACTTGATGGCTGGTCACTGGTACAGCCATTTACCTGCTGAGTTACAGAATAGTCTGCTGGCGATGTCGCGGGTGCGCCGCCTGCCGCCGGGTCATGGGCTGTTCAAGCGCGGCGATCCGCCTTGCGGCCTGTATGCTGTGCTGGAAGGCGCGGTACGGGTAGGCGCGGTGAACGAGCAGGGCAAAGAGGCACTGCTGAGTATGATCGAAGCGCCCCACTGGTTCGGTGAAATCTGCCTGTTCGATGGCCAGCCACGGACCCATGATGCGATCGTGGTGGGTCAATGTGCGTTGCTGCGCGTGCCGCAGGCGCCGTTGCTGGCCTTCCTGGAAGCGCAGCCGATCTACTGGCGGCATCTGGCATTGTTGATGAGCCACAAATTGCGCCTGACCTTCATCAACCTCGAACAGTTGAGCCTCATGCCCGCCCCGGCACGCGTGGCCCACCGCTTGTTGCAGATTGCCCAAGGCTACGGCGAAATCGAACCGGCGCGCCGGCTCTTGCAACTGCCCCAGGAGCAATTGGCCCTGATGCTCTCGCTGTCCCGCCAGACCACCAACCAGATCCTCAAGGACTTGCAGGCCCAGGGCATTCTCCACCTGGGTTATGGCGAGATCGAAATCCTCGACATTGAGCGGTTGCGCGGGTTGACCATGATCTGA
- a CDS encoding GMC oxidoreductase, with protein MSTEQADVVIVGAGLAGSIIAYQLGMAGVDVLVLESGPEIPANRAQYLERFYTATLKTPESPYPPVSTLDPWRDPTKENAPRATIADLIKGWNDHAVSYLVQKGPLPFNSTYERVGGGTTWHWVGTCLRMVPNDFRLRSKYGVGVDWPIGYDDLQSAYCRAEAEIGVSANVADQAYLGMTFPEGYSFPMHSIPLSLVDGSFVTAVTGQTFDGLPLVVSPTPAGRNSQPYAGRRVCAGNTNCTPICPIQAKYDATVTMNKALATGKVRVMYRTVASNVTVGPDKNINGIKFKQYQLGEGPKTGDGVAIGQRYVIAAHAIETPKLLLNSKTPDWPKGVANSSGQVGRSLSDHPIYLAWGLMPEGKTVFPYRGPVSTAGIESLRDGAFRSQRAAWRIEIGNEGWNWPVGDPYVTVADFIDGANVSCTNPLPSKETPPPPTEALYGTALIQKLNDLFIRQFRIGFLVEQVEEHPDQSNSYIVPSTDKLTDGLGILRPEIHYDLSDYTKEGFRQAKILASHIIQNLLGAVELTAPIGKGTFRYKDEDYSFQGAGHLMGTYRMGADPATSVVDKYQRSWDHKNLFLVGDGVFPSTGTSNPSLTIAALSFQAGDTVANDLKAVTMQVQSNIAWQGTGVQVNALVPRLVRYVSGLWCASPQGGNVDGNGGSRHIDYASYALPGAAEGALIGRVGNGGTPFLVGDLAQVPASEQGELQLCINDDLTGQYGAGLSDNTGALTVRIEFGTL; from the coding sequence ATGAGTACCGAACAAGCAGATGTGGTCATCGTCGGCGCAGGACTGGCCGGCAGCATCATCGCCTATCAGTTGGGCATGGCCGGCGTGGATGTGCTGGTGCTCGAATCGGGTCCGGAGATCCCGGCCAACCGCGCCCAATACCTGGAACGCTTCTATACCGCCACGCTGAAAACCCCGGAATCACCCTATCCTCCGGTGTCGACCTTGGACCCATGGCGAGATCCGACCAAAGAAAATGCGCCTCGGGCTACCATTGCCGACCTGATCAAGGGCTGGAACGATCACGCCGTCAGCTATCTGGTACAGAAAGGTCCGCTGCCGTTCAACAGCACTTATGAACGGGTGGGCGGCGGCACGACCTGGCACTGGGTCGGGACGTGCCTGCGCATGGTGCCGAACGATTTTCGCCTGAGGAGCAAGTATGGCGTCGGGGTGGATTGGCCAATCGGCTACGACGACCTGCAAAGCGCCTATTGCCGGGCGGAGGCGGAAATCGGGGTGTCGGCGAATGTCGCCGACCAGGCCTACCTGGGCATGACGTTTCCCGAGGGCTATTCATTCCCGATGCACAGCATTCCGTTGTCGTTGGTCGATGGCAGTTTTGTCACGGCCGTGACCGGCCAGACCTTCGACGGCTTGCCGCTGGTGGTCAGCCCGACGCCGGCCGGACGCAACTCCCAGCCCTATGCCGGGCGCCGGGTGTGTGCCGGCAATACCAACTGCACGCCGATCTGCCCGATCCAGGCCAAGTACGACGCGACGGTGACCATGAACAAGGCCCTGGCCACCGGCAAGGTCCGGGTCATGTACCGGACCGTGGCCAGCAACGTGACCGTGGGCCCGGACAAGAACATCAATGGCATCAAATTCAAACAATATCAGCTTGGCGAGGGGCCGAAGACGGGAGACGGCGTGGCCATCGGGCAGCGTTATGTGATCGCGGCCCATGCCATCGAAACCCCTAAATTGTTGCTCAACTCCAAGACCCCGGACTGGCCCAAAGGTGTAGCCAACAGCAGCGGGCAGGTGGGACGCAGCCTGTCCGACCATCCGATTTACCTGGCGTGGGGGCTGATGCCGGAAGGCAAGACGGTCTTTCCGTATCGTGGCCCGGTGTCCACGGCGGGCATCGAGAGCCTGCGCGACGGTGCTTTTCGGAGCCAGCGGGCAGCCTGGCGCATCGAAATCGGCAACGAGGGCTGGAACTGGCCGGTTGGCGACCCTTACGTCACCGTGGCCGACTTTATCGACGGAGCGAACGTAAGCTGCACCAACCCGTTGCCGTCGAAAGAAACACCGCCGCCGCCCACTGAAGCGCTTTACGGCACGGCACTGATTCAAAAACTCAATGACCTGTTCATCCGCCAGTTTCGGATCGGATTCCTGGTGGAGCAGGTGGAGGAGCATCCCGACCAGTCCAACAGCTACATCGTGCCCTCGACGGACAAACTCACGGACGGGCTCGGCATTCTTCGGCCGGAAATCCACTACGACCTGTCCGATTACACCAAGGAAGGTTTCAGGCAGGCGAAGATATTGGCGAGCCACATCATCCAGAACCTGCTCGGTGCGGTGGAGCTGACGGCACCCATTGGCAAAGGGACCTTCAGATACAAAGATGAAGACTACAGCTTCCAGGGCGCCGGGCACCTGATGGGGACCTACCGCATGGGCGCTGACCCAGCCACGTCGGTGGTGGACAAATACCAGCGCAGTTGGGACCACAAGAACCTGTTCCTGGTGGGCGATGGTGTCTTCCCCAGCACGGGCACCTCGAACCCGAGCCTGACGATTGCGGCGCTGTCGTTCCAGGCTGGGGATACCGTGGCCAATGACTTGAAGGCGGTGACGATGCAAGTCCAATCCAACATCGCCTGGCAGGGCACTGGCGTGCAGGTCAACGCGTTGGTTCCGCGCTTGGTTCGCTACGTCAGTGGGCTATGGTGTGCCAGCCCGCAAGGCGGCAATGTGGATGGGAACGGTGGCTCGCGGCACATCGACTACGCCAGCTATGCGTTACCCGGTGCAGCCGAAGGCGCCTTGATTGGGCGTGTGGGCAACGGTGGAACGCCGTTCCTGGTGGGTGATCTGGCGCAGGTTCCTGCCAGCGAGCAAGGCGAGCTGCAACTGTGCATCAACGATGACCTGACCGGGCAATACGGAGCAGGCTTGAGCGATAACACCGGTGCGCTGACGGTGCGGATCGAGTTCGGCACCCTGTGA
- a CDS encoding helix-turn-helix domain-containing protein, whose translation MKTLGELIRRLRKEHNLSQQVLAAQYCMSRATISGIENNTIPEVGIRKVEAILNGFGYELAAVARPTKRPTLDSLKKDSFHG comes from the coding sequence ATGAAGACCCTCGGTGAATTGATCAGACGTCTGCGCAAAGAACACAACCTCTCTCAGCAGGTCCTGGCCGCGCAATATTGCATGAGCCGTGCCACGATTTCTGGCATCGAAAACAACACCATTCCTGAGGTCGGGATTCGTAAGGTCGAAGCGATCCTCAATGGTTTTGGCTACGAGCTGGCGGCAGTTGCCCGACCCACGAAGCGCCCTACACTCGACTCACTGAAAAAGGACTCTTTCCATGGCTGA
- a CDS encoding sorbitol dehydrogenase, translating into MSSDLENFIGLSSALTGIPTDRLAPEIDQVGLPPIFLAFITPRITPQVLNTLLTQYATLAADHVSPDQIAKAVLMDGSRPAVTQTAQAARSIMKLWLLGVWYQPYATGDYKSTDSTVVSDQAYIQSWAWKIAQAHPMGYSEMVFGYWNTTPPSLEDYTGVPANSQGASS; encoded by the coding sequence ATGAGCAGTGATCTGGAGAACTTCATTGGCCTTTCATCGGCCCTGACCGGCATTCCCACTGATCGGCTTGCGCCAGAGATCGACCAGGTGGGACTGCCGCCGATCTTTCTCGCGTTCATCACGCCGCGAATCACGCCGCAGGTGCTCAATACGTTGCTGACTCAGTACGCCACGTTGGCGGCCGACCATGTGTCCCCCGATCAGATCGCCAAGGCGGTGCTGATGGACGGATCGCGACCGGCCGTCACGCAGACCGCCCAAGCCGCGCGTTCGATCATGAAGCTGTGGTTGCTTGGGGTCTGGTATCAGCCCTATGCCACCGGGGACTACAAATCGACTGATTCTACAGTGGTGTCCGACCAGGCCTACATCCAGAGCTGGGCCTGGAAAATTGCCCAGGCCCACCCCATGGGCTACAGCGAGATGGTGTTCGGCTATTGGAACACGACGCCGCCGAGCCTTGAGGACTACACCGGGGTACCCGCCAACTCGCAAGGAGCCTCGTCATGA
- a CDS encoding type II toxin-antitoxin system HipA family toxin — MADEQGLDRLQVSVSETAVGVLGRGQQRTDSVFTYATSTCEEQSVSLTMPVRLESYTWESGVPPIFEMNLPEGALRDELVRRFSKAVRGFDDFAMLAIVGPHQLGRVGIGHWRTDDGPPETSLADLLVHDGAEGLFDDLLHTYGQYSGVSGVQPKVLVRDSASTVDPLTHRGATHLIKAFRADEFPELAANEFFCMRAAQHAGLEVPEFELSERGKFLIVKRFDVLGTGNYLGFEDFCVLNGSPSRTKYDGSYEGAARQIKAFVSPHLLNQALESLFKIVALSAGLKNGDAHLKNFGVLYEHCGVDASVRLAPAYDIVSTAVYIRNDNMALLLGGSKAWPKYKMLVGFGRSACNLTEGRCKELLEQVIHGMELAMVEMRHYMGGNERFRPTGEAMIEAWTAGLARSLKPSVT; from the coding sequence ATGGCTGATGAGCAAGGCCTGGACAGGCTGCAAGTCTCGGTCAGCGAAACGGCCGTTGGTGTTCTGGGACGAGGGCAACAGCGCACTGACTCCGTGTTCACTTACGCCACCAGCACGTGTGAAGAGCAGTCCGTTTCGCTGACGATGCCGGTGCGCCTTGAAAGTTACACCTGGGAGTCAGGTGTACCGCCAATCTTTGAAATGAATTTGCCGGAAGGCGCCTTGCGTGATGAGCTGGTCCGTCGCTTCAGCAAAGCGGTGCGTGGCTTTGACGACTTCGCCATGCTTGCTATCGTCGGTCCCCATCAGTTGGGCCGGGTTGGCATCGGTCATTGGCGGACCGACGATGGGCCGCCCGAAACCAGCCTGGCGGACTTGCTGGTGCACGATGGTGCTGAAGGTTTGTTCGACGATTTGCTGCACACCTATGGACAATATTCAGGGGTTTCGGGCGTACAACCCAAGGTACTGGTACGCGACAGCGCATCGACCGTCGATCCCCTGACCCACCGGGGCGCCACTCACTTAATCAAGGCTTTTCGCGCCGACGAGTTTCCGGAATTGGCGGCGAATGAGTTCTTTTGCATGCGAGCCGCGCAGCACGCGGGGCTTGAAGTGCCGGAGTTCGAATTGAGCGAGCGCGGCAAGTTTTTAATCGTTAAGCGCTTTGATGTGCTGGGCACCGGCAACTATCTGGGTTTTGAGGATTTTTGTGTTCTTAACGGCTCGCCGTCCAGGACCAAATACGACGGTTCGTATGAAGGCGCGGCCCGGCAGATCAAGGCCTTCGTTTCACCTCATTTGCTCAATCAGGCGCTGGAGTCCTTGTTCAAAATTGTTGCGCTCTCGGCCGGCTTGAAAAATGGTGATGCGCACCTGAAAAATTTCGGAGTGCTTTATGAGCATTGCGGCGTTGATGCGTCAGTCAGGCTCGCGCCAGCCTATGACATCGTCAGCACGGCGGTGTATATCCGCAATGACAATATGGCGCTGTTGCTGGGCGGTTCCAAAGCCTGGCCCAAATACAAAATGTTGGTGGGGTTTGGCCGCTCGGCGTGCAACCTGACCGAAGGGCGTTGCAAGGAGTTGCTGGAGCAGGTCATTCATGGGATGGAATTGGCCATGGTTGAAATGCGCCATTACATGGGCGGCAATGAGCGGTTCAGGCCGACTGGAGAAGCGATGATCGAGGCTTGGACGGCTGGGCTTGCGCGCAGCCTTAAGCCCTCTGTCACCTGA
- a CDS encoding DUF962 domain-containing protein has protein sequence MKSLVDHLSQYAAYHRDPRNIASHFIGIPLIFFAVAVLLSRPGWPLGAILMSPALLVAVASAWFYLRLEVRLGVLMTVLLGLAVWLGQTLAAQSTAVWLGSGLGMFVVGWVIQFVGHYYEGRKPAFVDDLTGLIVGPLFVVVEAGFLLGLRGELKRAIEERVGPVAVRNQHSAA, from the coding sequence ATGAAAAGCCTCGTCGATCATCTCAGTCAATATGCCGCGTACCACCGTGACCCGCGCAACATCGCCAGCCATTTCATCGGTATTCCGCTGATTTTCTTCGCCGTCGCCGTGCTGCTGTCACGACCTGGTTGGCCGCTGGGGGCGATCCTGATGTCGCCAGCGTTGCTGGTGGCCGTGGCCAGTGCCTGGTTCTATCTGCGCCTGGAAGTGCGCCTGGGTGTGCTGATGACGGTACTGCTGGGCCTGGCGGTATGGTTGGGCCAGACATTGGCCGCGCAAAGCACGGCGGTGTGGCTGGGCAGTGGCCTGGGGATGTTTGTGGTGGGTTGGGTGATCCAGTTTGTCGGTCACTATTACGAAGGCCGCAAACCGGCATTCGTCGACGACCTCACTGGGCTGATTGTCGGGCCGTTGTTCGTGGTGGTGGAAGCGGGTTTCCTGCTGGGGCTTCGCGGCGAACTGAAGCGGGCCATCGAAGAGCGCGTCGGGCCGGTGGCGGTGCGCAACCAGCATTCGGCGGCGTGA